From the genome of Patescibacteria group bacterium:
CGCCGGGTATATTGACTGCCAATTTGTCTTCTTTGTTTTATTGACCCTGTATATTTTGCTCCAGGGCAAGTCGCGGCGCAATTATTTCTGGGCGGGATTGCCTTTGGGAATCGCTTTTTTGATGAAGCCGCAAGCGCAGATGCTGATCTTCGCGGTGTTTATTTTCGCTTTAGTCGGGTATATCCGCCGGCGCAAATTCGACCAGTTTCTGATCTTGGCCGCGCCGGCTATTTTATTTCTCGGTTATGAGCTTTATTTTTCTTTCAGCCTTTTCGCCACCATGGGGTTTAAGGCGATTATTCTGTTGCCGCGCAAATATTTGGCGATCCAAGGAGTGATGGCGGTGCTGACCGGGAATATGCTGAATATCTGGTATCCGATCGCTTATTTCATGAAGCAACCGGGAGCGCCGATCTATAGCGTGGGC
Proteins encoded in this window:
- a CDS encoding glycosyltransferase family 39 protein; its protein translation is MLKSKQSIILLAGFILGLAARLFLLRYPAMHDIDAYSTWGNNVLSAGLAHGFRGIYFPIQYQIFAFCSWLVEITGWDVSAVFKFISLFFDAGNFILLTLILKNLKCNKLFALLYWLHPWFVAIFTAGYIDCQFVFFVLLTLYILLQGKSRRNYFWAGLPLGIAFLMKPQAQMLIFAVFIFALVGYIRRRKFDQFLILAAPAILFLGYELYFSFSLFATMGFKAIILLPRKYLAIQGVMAVLTGNMLNIWYPIAYFMKQPGAPIYSVG